Part of the Grus americana isolate bGruAme1 chromosome 34, bGruAme1.mat, whole genome shotgun sequence genome, GGAGCGGTTGCTCCTGGGGGTGACGTCAACAACAGAAGGTGTCGTCACGGCAATGCCGGAACCGGCAGCACTGTTGGGGGTCAGGTTGAGGCAGTTGGGTGTCCCAAGCCCCTGTCGGGTGCCGAGTGGGGGGTTCCCAAGCCCCCGACGAGGAGCCAACCCACCATGGGGACGCTGGTGGTGGGTGCTGAGCACTACGACGTGGTGGCCATGGTGGGGAAGGGGACTTTCGGGGAGGTGACCCAGGGTTGGCGCAGGAGCACAGGGGAGATGGTGGCCATCAAGATCCTGAAGAATGAAGGCCACCACAGTCGGGTGGCAAAGAATGagctgaggctgctgcaggcCTTGCGGGAGGTGGACACGGAGGAGTCGCACGTCGTCCGTTTCCTCGAGTCCTTCGGTGATGGCGCCTGTACCTACCTGGTctttgagctgctggagcaaaACCTCTTTGACTTCCAAAAGCAGAACAACTTCTTGCCGTTGCCCGTCCGGCACATCCGTACCATCACGGCGCAGGTGCTGGCGGCCTTGGTCAAGCTGAAGGAGCTCTCCATCATCCACGCCGACCTCAAGCCAGAGAACATCATGCTGGTGGACCACGCTCGCTATCCTTTCCGTGTCAAGCTCATCGACTTTGGCTCGGCCAGCATCTTCACTGAGGTCCGCCACATCACGGAACCCTACATCCAATCCCGCTTCTACAGGGCACCGGAGATCTTGTTGGGGTTGCCCTTCTGCGAGAAGGTGGACGTCTGGTCTCTGGGTTGCGTGGTGGCTGAGCTTCACTTGGGTTGGCCACTCTATCCAGGTGTCAACGAGTACGACCAGGTCCGCTACATCTGCTCCACCTTGGGGCTACCGCGGGGTGAGTTGCTCTGTGCCGCCCGGAAGACGTGGTCCTTCTTCCAACGAGTGCCACATCCCACCGGTTCCTGGCAGCTCAAACCACCAGACAAAGAGATGGCAAAGCCAATCGAGAGGAGGAAGTATGTCTTCTCCTCACTGGATCAGTTGGCGGCAGCGAACATCCACCCGGTGTCTTATCCCATCCAGGAGGCGCTGGCCGAGCGCTGTGACCTGAACGGGATGGTGGAGCTGGTCAAGAGGATGCTCACGTGGGACTCGCACGAGAGGATCCTGCCCAGCGCTGCCCTCAAGCAT contains:
- the HIPK4 gene encoding homeodomain-interacting protein kinase 4 translates to MGTLVVGAEHYDVVAMVGKGTFGEVTQGWRRSTGEMVAIKILKNEGHHSRVAKNELRLLQALREVDTEESHVVRFLESFGDGACTYLVFELLEQNLFDFQKQNNFLPLPVRHIRTITAQVLAALVKLKELSIIHADLKPENIMLVDHARYPFRVKLIDFGSASIFTEVRHITEPYIQSRFYRAPEILLGLPFCEKVDVWSLGCVVAELHLGWPLYPGVNEYDQVRYICSTLGLPRGELLCAARKTWSFFQRVPHPTGSWQLKPPDKEMAKPIERRKYVFSSLDQLAAANIHPVSYPIQEALAERCDLNGMVELVKRMLTWDSHERILPSAALKHPFISLQQVKSSFGATRYYQLCQDDLRASRKDASTVENFPGTEEGAFIPASRCSIQKAIAQMDGLSLAEPVGDTSDKSRQDACQAPIPTHYGTRHRRHHRRPKTEPTASNLIVLGSPGGREQRDRCDGGTVFGGIAAQNPPGRPYTSPHAKRAPVTRRDPKPPCPIPVSEDGLQGLGWDPSAVPGTLLPAQSRQPQRHR